A single genomic interval of Antarcticibacterium arcticum harbors:
- the atpD gene encoding F0F1 ATP synthase subunit beta, protein MSKITGKVAQIIGPVVDVVFNNENAGLPKIYDSLEITRKDGSLLVLEVQSHIGENTVRTVSMDSTDGLSRGVEVVATGAPIQMPIGKDVYGRLFNVIGDAIDGMENLPKAGDNGLPIHREAPKFEDLSVSTEVLFTGIKVIDLIEPYAKGGKIGLFGGAGVGKTVLIQELINNIAKGHGGLSVFAGVGERTREGNDLLREMLESGIIKYGDDFMHSMEEGGWDLSKVDKTALKESKATFVFGQMNEPPGARARVALSGLTIAEYFRDGAGEGQGKDVLFFVDNIFRFTQAGSEVSALLGRMPSAVGYQPTLATEMGAMQERITSTKNGSITSVQAVYVPADDLTDPAPATTFAHLDATTVLSRKIAELGIYPAVDPLDSTSRILTAEILGPDHYNCAQRVKELLQRYKELQDIIAILGMEELSEEDKLAVSRARRVQRFLSQPFHVAEQFTGLKGVLVDIKETIKGFNMIMDGELDHLPEAAFNLKGSIEEAIEAGEKMLAES, encoded by the coding sequence ATGTCTAAAATCACAGGTAAAGTTGCACAAATTATTGGCCCTGTAGTTGACGTGGTTTTCAACAATGAAAACGCCGGATTGCCAAAAATTTACGATTCCTTGGAAATAACCCGTAAGGATGGTTCTCTTTTGGTTCTTGAAGTTCAATCCCACATTGGTGAAAATACGGTAAGAACCGTTTCTATGGATTCTACTGATGGATTGAGCAGAGGGGTTGAAGTAGTTGCTACCGGTGCACCTATCCAAATGCCAATTGGAAAAGATGTATATGGCCGTTTGTTCAACGTGATTGGTGACGCCATAGACGGAATGGAAAACCTTCCAAAGGCTGGTGATAATGGTTTGCCAATTCACCGCGAGGCTCCAAAATTCGAAGACCTTTCAGTTTCTACTGAAGTTTTATTCACCGGTATAAAGGTAATTGACTTGATCGAGCCTTATGCAAAAGGTGGTAAAATTGGTCTGTTTGGTGGTGCCGGGGTTGGTAAAACCGTACTTATCCAGGAATTGATCAACAACATTGCAAAAGGACATGGTGGACTTTCGGTATTTGCCGGTGTTGGTGAAAGAACCCGTGAAGGAAATGACCTTTTAAGGGAGATGTTGGAATCTGGAATTATAAAATATGGAGATGACTTCATGCATTCTATGGAAGAAGGCGGATGGGATCTTTCCAAAGTTGATAAAACTGCTCTTAAGGAATCAAAAGCGACTTTCGTTTTTGGTCAAATGAATGAGCCACCGGGAGCACGTGCGCGTGTTGCATTATCCGGTCTTACTATAGCTGAATACTTCCGTGACGGGGCAGGTGAAGGACAGGGAAAAGACGTTCTTTTCTTCGTAGATAACATCTTCCGTTTCACTCAGGCAGGTTCTGAGGTATCGGCACTTCTTGGACGTATGCCTTCTGCGGTAGGTTACCAGCCAACTCTTGCAACAGAGATGGGTGCGATGCAGGAACGTATTACTTCTACAAAAAATGGATCTATTACTTCTGTACAGGCGGTTTACGTACCTGCAGATGATTTAACAGATCCGGCACCTGCAACAACTTTTGCCCACCTGGATGCTACCACTGTACTTTCACGTAAGATTGCCGAGCTGGGTATTTATCCTGCGGTAGATCCTCTGGATTCTACTTCGCGTATTCTTACCGCTGAAATTCTTGGGCCAGACCATTACAACTGTGCACAACGGGTAAAAGAGTTATTGCAACGTTATAAAGAACTTCAGGATATCATCGCTATTCTTGGTATGGAAGAACTTTCTGAAGAAGATAAGCTTGCAGTTTCACGCGCACGTCGTGTGCAACGTTTCCTTTCTCAGCCCTTCCACGTAGCAGAACAGTTTACAGGTCTAAAAGGAGTTTTGGTTGATATTAAAGAAACCATCAAAGGATTTAACATGATCATGGATGGAGAGTTAGATCACCTTCCGGAAGCTGCATTCAACCTTAAAGGAAGCATCGAAGAAGCGATCGAAGCCGGAGAAAAAATGTTGGCAGAATCATAA
- the glmS gene encoding glutamine--fructose-6-phosphate transaminase (isomerizing), whose product MCGIVGYIGKREAYPIVLKGLQRLEYRGYDSAGIALYDGENLNLCKTKGKVADLKKKFDETTSTKGNVGIGHTRWATHGVPNDVNSHPHYSNSGNLAIIHNGIIENYATLKKELQKRGYNFLSDTDTEVLVNLIEDVMINEKVKLGKAVQIALNQTVGAYAITVFDKRKPNELVVARLGSPLAIGIGEDEFFIASDASPFIEFTSNAIYLEDGEMAVVRLGKAIKVRKIQDDSLVDPYVQELKLNLEQIEKGGYDHFMMKEIYEQPSAIMDTYRGRMLPNEGIIRMAGVDDNIERLANAKRIIVVACGTSWHAGLVSEYIFEDLARIPVEVEYASEFRYRNPVIYENDVVIAISQSGETADTMAAIKLAKEKGAFVFGVCNVVGSSISRETHAGAYTHAGPEIGVASTKAFTTQITVLTLIALKLAKYKGTISDSEFRFHLQELERIPAKISQVLEKNEQVKEIAFTYKDAPNCLYLGRGYNFPVALEGALKLKEISYIHAEGYPAAEMKHGPIALIDEQMPVVVIATNKGHYDKVVSNIQEIKSRSGKIIGIVTEGDEAVKELADYVIEVPETIESLTPLLTTIPLQLLSYHIAVMLGKNVDQPRNLAKSVTVE is encoded by the coding sequence ATGTGCGGAATAGTAGGTTACATTGGTAAAAGGGAAGCATATCCCATAGTTTTAAAAGGTCTCCAGCGATTGGAGTACCGTGGGTACGATAGTGCCGGTATTGCATTGTATGATGGAGAAAACCTTAACCTTTGCAAAACCAAAGGAAAGGTGGCCGACCTTAAAAAGAAGTTTGATGAAACAACTTCTACAAAAGGGAATGTAGGTATAGGCCATACGCGTTGGGCAACCCATGGGGTGCCAAATGATGTGAATTCACACCCGCATTATTCAAATTCGGGAAATCTTGCAATAATTCACAACGGGATCATTGAGAATTACGCCACACTTAAAAAAGAATTACAAAAAAGGGGATACAACTTTTTGTCTGATACAGATACAGAAGTCCTTGTAAATCTTATTGAAGATGTAATGATCAATGAGAAGGTGAAGCTGGGAAAAGCAGTTCAAATAGCCCTGAACCAAACAGTTGGGGCTTATGCTATCACGGTTTTTGATAAGAGAAAGCCTAATGAACTTGTAGTTGCAAGACTGGGAAGCCCTCTTGCAATAGGAATTGGAGAAGATGAGTTCTTCATTGCATCTGATGCTTCGCCGTTTATAGAATTTACAAGCAATGCGATCTACCTGGAAGATGGTGAGATGGCAGTGGTGCGTTTAGGAAAAGCGATCAAAGTAAGAAAGATCCAGGATGATTCCCTGGTAGATCCTTATGTTCAGGAATTAAAACTAAACCTGGAGCAAATTGAAAAAGGTGGTTATGACCATTTCATGATGAAGGAGATCTATGAGCAGCCAAGCGCTATCATGGATACTTACAGGGGAAGAATGCTTCCAAATGAAGGAATTATAAGAATGGCCGGTGTAGATGATAATATCGAGCGCCTGGCCAATGCCAAGAGAATTATAGTTGTTGCCTGCGGAACCTCCTGGCATGCCGGTTTGGTTTCAGAGTATATATTTGAAGATCTTGCGAGAATACCTGTTGAGGTTGAATACGCATCCGAATTCAGATACAGAAATCCTGTAATCTATGAAAATGACGTGGTGATAGCCATTTCTCAAAGTGGGGAAACGGCCGATACTATGGCTGCAATAAAACTTGCCAAGGAAAAAGGTGCATTTGTATTTGGAGTATGTAATGTGGTGGGGTCCTCGATCTCCCGTGAAACACATGCCGGTGCTTATACGCACGCTGGCCCTGAAATTGGGGTAGCTTCTACCAAAGCTTTTACAACCCAAATTACAGTTCTTACGCTTATAGCTTTAAAACTGGCCAAGTATAAAGGAACTATTTCAGATTCTGAATTCAGGTTCCATTTACAGGAACTTGAAAGGATCCCTGCAAAGATCTCCCAGGTATTGGAGAAGAATGAGCAGGTTAAAGAGATTGCCTTCACTTATAAAGATGCTCCAAACTGTCTTTATTTAGGAAGAGGATATAATTTCCCTGTAGCGCTGGAAGGTGCCCTTAAATTAAAGGAAATTTCCTATATACATGCGGAAGGTTATCCTGCTGCTGAAATGAAGCATGGGCCTATTGCCCTTATTGATGAGCAAATGCCGGTGGTGGTAATTGCTACCAATAAAGGTCATTATGACAAGGTGGTGAGCAATATTCAGGAAATAAAATCCAGAAGCGGAAAGATCATTGGAATAGTAACCGAAGGGGATGAAGCGGTTAAGGAGCTGGCAGATTATGTTATTGAAGTTCCAGAAACAATCGAGTCATTAACTCCGTTATTAACCACAATTCCATTGCAATTACTGTCTTATCACATAGCGGTTATGCTTGGTAAAAATGTAGATCAGCCAAGAAACCTGGCAAAATCTGTAACGGTGGAATAA
- a CDS encoding DUF4270 domain-containing protein, with protein sequence MILLKRFRYLPAVALMVLVFTGCDDDFNTIGGELVGGQLNAFPKYEAGVVAYNKKLSPVQTNNLPVQLLGVYNEPVYGQQQANVLAQLSLSANNPSFGNEPRLDSVVLTLPYFSTKQENDAQGNAVYKLDSIYGNSPFKLSITRSGYFLNDFDPEANFESRQRYYSNQGPLFESNLIGDPIYVNQAFIPSPREVVYLQRNETGELDTTRVSPRMRINLSKEFFQTNILDKAGSTELSNTNNFRNFLRGLYFKAEPVNGDGSLMTLNFNDSAAGIVLYFTNIEEEDGEEVETPGTFRINFGNNNVNTFTMPFPASITQEIAASSDAPGAANLFLRGGEGSMAVIELFEDEAELAELRSKNWLVNEANLTFYVNQERVPGGVAEPSRVLLYNLATNQLLADYGADPSAASENPNLAVRSHSPLLVRDEDGNGIFYKVRITEHVRRILNQDTENVKLGLVVTQNIKVINYAALRQPVDGIDRVPTASVISPKGTVLHGNLSPNADKRLKFNIFYTETNN encoded by the coding sequence ATGATTTTATTGAAAAGATTCCGCTACCTTCCGGCAGTTGCCTTAATGGTTTTAGTGTTTACCGGTTGTGATGATGATTTCAACACTATAGGTGGTGAACTTGTAGGTGGCCAGCTTAATGCCTTTCCAAAATATGAAGCCGGGGTTGTAGCTTATAATAAGAAATTAAGCCCCGTTCAAACCAATAATTTGCCGGTGCAATTACTGGGGGTATATAATGAGCCGGTATATGGCCAGCAACAGGCCAATGTACTTGCACAACTTTCACTTTCGGCCAACAATCCAAGTTTCGGAAATGAACCCAGGTTGGACAGCGTGGTTTTGACATTGCCTTACTTCAGTACAAAACAGGAAAATGATGCCCAGGGAAATGCAGTTTATAAACTGGATTCAATTTATGGAAATTCTCCCTTTAAACTGTCTATAACCCGTTCGGGATATTTTTTGAATGACTTTGATCCTGAAGCCAATTTTGAATCCCGTCAACGTTATTATTCAAATCAGGGCCCATTGTTTGAAAGCAATCTTATTGGTGATCCCATATATGTGAACCAGGCCTTCATCCCATCTCCCAGAGAAGTTGTTTATCTTCAAAGAAATGAAACCGGGGAATTGGATACTACAAGGGTTTCTCCCCGTATGAGAATTAACCTGTCCAAAGAGTTCTTCCAAACGAACATTCTTGACAAAGCGGGTTCTACAGAATTGTCGAATACTAATAATTTCAGAAATTTTTTGAGAGGTCTTTATTTTAAAGCTGAACCGGTAAACGGTGATGGCTCACTAATGACTCTCAACTTCAATGATTCTGCTGCGGGGATCGTGCTGTATTTTACAAATATTGAAGAAGAAGATGGAGAGGAAGTTGAAACACCTGGTACATTCAGGATCAATTTTGGAAACAATAATGTAAATACTTTTACTATGCCGTTTCCTGCTTCAATAACCCAGGAAATTGCTGCTTCAAGTGATGCCCCCGGAGCTGCTAATTTATTTTTAAGAGGCGGTGAAGGCAGCATGGCTGTAATAGAGTTATTTGAGGATGAAGCAGAATTGGCCGAATTAAGGTCTAAAAACTGGCTGGTAAATGAAGCAAATCTAACATTTTATGTGAACCAGGAACGGGTGCCCGGAGGAGTAGCTGAACCTTCAAGAGTGCTGCTATATAATCTTGCAACCAATCAATTACTTGCAGATTACGGGGCCGATCCAAGTGCTGCATCTGAAAATCCAAATCTTGCAGTGAGAAGTCATTCTCCATTGCTGGTGAGAGATGAGGATGGAAATGGAATTTTTTATAAAGTAAGAATAACAGAACATGTACGACGTATCCTGAATCAGGATACCGAAAATGTGAAATTGGGCCTTGTGGTTACACAAAATATAAAGGTAATAAATTATGCTGCCCTACGGCAGCCTGTAGATGGGATTGACAGAGTGCCAACTGCCTCGGTTATATCGCCAAAAGGAACTGTACTGCATGGAAACTTGTCTCCCAATGCAGACAAAAGATTGAAATTTAATATTTTTTATACAGAGACGAACAATTAA
- a CDS encoding glycogen/starch synthase, with protein sequence MKDKRILYVSSEVIPYLPETDISSMSFEAARMVNGLGGQIRIFMPRYGNINERRHQLHEVIRLSGMNLVIDDLDMPLIIKVASIPKERMQVYFIDNEDYFKRKATLTDEEGTLFPDNDERAIFFAKGVIETVKKLNWAPDIIHVHGWLSSLLPLYLRNYYGKEPLFATSRIVTSIYNQSFDETLNKDMYKKVLFDGLENSDVKHLKTPNYVNIMKTAVDNSDAVIIAGDNIPEELNKYLKKLEKPVLDYKSPEDFSSAYQEFYNSQVLSH encoded by the coding sequence ATGAAAGATAAGAGGATATTGTACGTATCATCTGAAGTTATTCCTTACCTGCCCGAAACCGATATATCATCTATGTCTTTTGAAGCCGCCAGAATGGTAAACGGCCTGGGGGGACAAATCCGGATCTTTATGCCCCGTTACGGGAACATCAATGAAAGAAGGCACCAGTTACACGAAGTGATACGTCTTTCCGGAATGAATCTGGTAATTGATGACCTGGATATGCCTCTTATAATTAAAGTAGCCTCTATTCCAAAAGAGAGAATGCAGGTTTATTTTATAGATAATGAAGATTATTTTAAAAGAAAAGCTACGTTGACAGATGAGGAGGGGACATTGTTCCCTGACAATGATGAGAGAGCTATCTTCTTTGCAAAAGGGGTTATTGAAACTGTAAAAAAACTTAACTGGGCGCCAGATATTATTCACGTCCATGGATGGTTGTCTTCCCTTTTACCATTATATCTTAGAAACTATTACGGGAAAGAACCTTTATTTGCCACTTCAAGAATAGTTACCTCAATATACAATCAAAGTTTTGACGAGACGTTAAATAAGGATATGTATAAAAAAGTGCTTTTTGACGGGTTGGAGAATTCAGATGTAAAACATTTAAAAACTCCTAATTACGTGAATATAATGAAAACAGCGGTAGACAATTCTGATGCTGTGATCATTGCCGGAGACAACATCCCGGAAGAATTGAATAAATACCTTAAAAAACTGGAAAAGCCGGTTTTAGATTACAAAAGTCCTGAGGATTTTTCATCTGCTTATCAGGAATTTTACAACTCCCAAGTTTTATCACATTAA
- the panC gene encoding pantoate--beta-alanine ligase, whose protein sequence is MQIYREKAALQGAISGLKQEKKSIGFVPTMGALHIGHLSLVKQAASLCDVVVVSIFINPTQFDNPNDLRDYPRTLENDVSLLEELNLNILVFAPNAQELYGEKIEAEHFLFDGLEHEMEGKFRAGHFNGVGTVVKKLFEIVKPDKAFFGEKDYQQLQIIKKLTQKHSLPIEIIGCPIDREVNGLARSSRNERLSSEVREEASFIYNTLLQVQVKFGTESAKSINVWVKDQFEGHPVLKLEYFEIANIDTLKTIETKEENAHYRAFIAAFAGEVRLIDNIALNY, encoded by the coding sequence ATGCAGATTTATAGAGAGAAAGCCGCACTGCAGGGTGCAATTTCAGGGTTAAAACAGGAAAAAAAATCTATAGGCTTTGTCCCCACCATGGGAGCTTTGCACATAGGCCATCTTTCTCTTGTAAAACAGGCTGCAAGCCTTTGTGATGTTGTGGTGGTGAGCATTTTCATTAACCCTACCCAGTTTGATAATCCCAACGACCTGCGTGATTACCCTCGTACCCTGGAGAATGATGTCTCCCTCCTTGAAGAACTAAATCTAAATATACTTGTTTTTGCCCCCAACGCCCAGGAATTATATGGGGAAAAGATCGAGGCCGAACATTTTCTATTTGACGGCCTTGAACACGAAATGGAAGGGAAATTTCGCGCCGGGCATTTTAATGGGGTTGGTACCGTAGTGAAAAAATTATTTGAAATAGTAAAGCCGGACAAAGCTTTCTTTGGAGAAAAAGATTACCAGCAATTGCAGATAATTAAAAAACTGACCCAAAAACACTCGCTTCCAATAGAGATTATTGGTTGTCCTATAGACCGGGAAGTAAATGGCCTTGCAAGGAGTTCAAGAAATGAACGACTTAGCAGCGAAGTTCGCGAGGAAGCGTCTTTTATCTATAATACGTTATTACAGGTGCAGGTAAAATTTGGCACAGAAAGTGCAAAATCTATAAACGTCTGGGTTAAGGATCAATTTGAAGGACACCCGGTTCTAAAACTGGAATACTTTGAGATAGCAAATATAGACACCCTTAAAACAATAGAAACTAAAGAAGAAAATGCTCATTACCGGGCATTTATTGCCGCTTTTGCGGGAGAAGTTAGGCTCATTGACAATATAGCCTTAAATTATTAA
- the panD gene encoding aspartate 1-decarboxylase, giving the protein MQIHVVKSKIHRVKCTGADLNYIGSITIDEDLMDAANIIEGEKVQIVNNNNGERLETYAIPGPRNSGEITLNGAAARRVAKGDVLILITYAIMDIEEAKAFKPSLVFPNEENNLLN; this is encoded by the coding sequence ATGCAGATTCACGTTGTAAAATCCAAAATTCACAGGGTTAAATGTACAGGAGCCGATCTTAATTATATTGGCAGCATAACCATAGATGAAGATCTTATGGATGCCGCAAATATAATTGAAGGCGAAAAGGTGCAGATTGTTAATAATAATAATGGGGAAAGACTTGAAACCTATGCCATACCCGGCCCAAGAAATTCGGGAGAGATTACCCTGAACGGTGCTGCTGCAAGAAGGGTGGCAAAGGGAGATGTGTTGATCCTTATCACCTATGCTATTATGGATATAGAAGAAGCCAAAGCCTTTAAACCTTCCCTGGTATTTCCCAATGAAGAAAATAATCTCCTCAATTAA
- a CDS encoding lysylphosphatidylglycerol synthase transmembrane domain-containing protein: MKRSTKQALKVILPLLLGVFLIWYSLKSATPLEREQLMENIAAANPGWIFLSLLFGLLAHLSRAYRWKFLLAPMGYKPRFLNSFMAVMVGYLANFGIPRSGEVLRAVTISSYEDIPFEKAFGTIISERIADFLMLLLVIGFAFLLQTEYLVTYFEENEINPLLTVAILFGLLAIGIVILKQIKRSKHGFFVKIRKFAKGLLEGMRSILKMKNKGAFIFHTFFIWIMYILMFYILIFTVPETAGMSFGVVMVAFVVGSFAISATNGGIGVYPIAIGASLLLFNISKQGGEAFGWITWGTQTLLVIVIGGLSFLFLPVFNGKK, encoded by the coding sequence TTGAAAAGATCAACAAAACAAGCCCTTAAGGTCATACTCCCACTTTTGCTGGGAGTTTTTTTAATTTGGTACTCCCTGAAAAGTGCTACCCCGTTGGAAAGGGAACAGTTAATGGAAAATATTGCCGCCGCGAATCCCGGGTGGATCTTTCTCTCCCTGTTATTTGGTTTACTGGCGCATCTTTCCCGCGCATATCGCTGGAAATTCCTGCTGGCTCCCATGGGATACAAACCCAGATTTTTAAACAGTTTTATGGCAGTTATGGTTGGATACCTTGCCAATTTTGGAATTCCCCGCTCCGGTGAAGTGCTAAGGGCGGTAACAATTTCCAGCTATGAAGATATTCCTTTCGAAAAAGCCTTTGGAACCATCATTTCTGAAAGAATCGCCGATTTCCTCATGCTGTTGCTTGTAATTGGGTTTGCCTTTCTGCTCCAAACAGAATATTTGGTTACCTATTTTGAAGAAAATGAAATCAATCCATTGCTTACCGTAGCAATATTATTTGGATTGCTGGCCATTGGGATAGTGATCCTGAAGCAAATAAAAAGGTCAAAACATGGCTTTTTTGTAAAGATCAGGAAGTTTGCCAAAGGCCTTTTGGAAGGGATGAGAAGTATTTTAAAAATGAAAAACAAAGGGGCTTTCATCTTTCACACCTTCTTCATTTGGATAATGTATATCCTCATGTTCTACATCCTCATTTTTACGGTTCCGGAAACGGCAGGTATGTCTTTTGGCGTGGTTATGGTAGCTTTTGTTGTGGGTTCTTTCGCAATTTCGGCCACCAATGGCGGGATAGGAGTTTACCCAATTGCCATTGGAGCCAGTTTATTACTTTTTAATATAAGCAAGCAAGGAGGCGAAGCATTTGGATGGATCACCTGGGGGACCCAAACTCTTTTGGTGATTGTGATAGGCGGATTATCCTTTCTTTTTCTTCCCGTTTTCAACGGTAAGAAATAA
- a CDS encoding alpha/beta hydrolase, with translation MIKKLLFLVVLAAPYITSAQTIYQTLKSSKLGESRELKIQLPRNYEQNKEKTYPVLIVLDADYLFEPVAGNVDYYSYWEDIPELIVVGVNQLTSRDNDAAYDEQTFLPTGKGAAFFEFLGMELMKYIDDTYRTAPFRAIVGHDYTANFINYYLLKEKPLFQGYINLSPDLAPEMADRITSSLTRSTNPTWFYLATASEDISSLKEQILSFDAKIKSIDNKNLHYTFDNFNEGTHYTLVGNAIPRAIEQMFQAYRPISIQDYNRTLLQTSVSGHDYLVEKYANIKSLFGVDKQIRINDFMAVYNAMEKTRNWEEINKLSKLAAKHYPKTMLATFFEARYEEETGNPKRAMKSYQKAYGQEPIGFITIDFMLDKAESIKQDFGY, from the coding sequence ATGATAAAAAAATTACTTTTCTTAGTTGTTTTGGCAGCTCCATACATTACCTCTGCCCAAACAATTTACCAAACCCTTAAGTCTTCCAAACTGGGAGAAAGCCGGGAGCTAAAGATACAGCTGCCGCGCAATTATGAACAAAATAAAGAGAAAACCTATCCGGTTTTAATTGTTTTGGATGCAGATTATCTTTTTGAACCTGTAGCCGGAAATGTAGATTATTACTCGTACTGGGAGGATATCCCAGAACTTATTGTAGTTGGCGTTAATCAATTAACCTCCAGAGATAATGATGCTGCTTATGATGAACAAACTTTTTTACCTACGGGAAAAGGAGCTGCATTTTTTGAATTTCTGGGAATGGAATTGATGAAATATATTGATGACACCTATAGAACGGCTCCCTTCCGGGCTATTGTGGGACATGATTATACTGCAAATTTCATCAACTACTACCTTTTAAAAGAAAAGCCGCTGTTTCAGGGGTATATTAACCTTAGTCCCGATCTTGCTCCGGAAATGGCAGATAGAATTACCAGTTCGCTTACAAGGTCCACCAATCCTACCTGGTTTTATCTCGCAACCGCATCAGAGGATATTTCTTCCCTTAAGGAGCAAATTCTTAGTTTTGATGCAAAGATCAAAAGTATCGACAATAAAAACCTGCATTATACATTTGATAATTTTAATGAAGGCACCCATTACACTTTAGTGGGAAATGCGATTCCCAGGGCTATTGAGCAAATGTTTCAGGCATACAGGCCTATATCCATTCAGGATTACAACCGTACGTTGCTGCAAACATCTGTTTCCGGTCATGATTACCTGGTAGAAAAATATGCCAATATCAAATCCCTGTTTGGCGTTGATAAACAAATACGTATCAACGATTTTATGGCGGTTTATAATGCGATGGAAAAAACCCGAAATTGGGAAGAAATAAATAAACTTTCAAAACTCGCAGCCAAACATTATCCAAAAACCATGTTGGCCACTTTTTTTGAGGCGAGGTATGAAGAGGAAACCGGAAATCCAAAAAGAGCCATGAAGAGTTATCAGAAAGCTTATGGGCAGGAGCCAATTGGTTTTATAACTATTGATTTCATGCTTGATAAGGCCGAAAGTATTAAGCAGGACTTCGGATACTAA
- the radA gene encoding DNA repair protein RadA, giving the protein MAKTKTTFYCQNCGAQHSKWQGQCSSCKEWNTLVEEIVQKPDQKDWKPKETREVKRTPVPLRITEIEVGNEPRLTTNNTELDRVLGGGLVPGSLTLLGGEPGIGKSTLLLQISLHLSQKTLYVSGEESQQQIKMRAERINPNPANCFILTETKTQNIFRQIESLQPEIVIIDSIQTLHTDYIESSPGSISQIRECTAELIKYAKETGVPVILIGHITKEGSIAGPKVLEHMVDTVLQFEGDRNHVYRILRAHKNRFGSTQELGIYEMQGSGLREVSNPSEILISKNDEGLSGTAIASTLEGMRPLMIEIQALVSSAVYGTPQRSTTGYNAKRLNMLLAVLEKRAGFRLGAKDVFLNVTGGISVDDPAIDLAVIAAILSSNEDIYIEKDICFAAEVGLAGEIRPVTRAEQRILEAEKLGFATIMVSKQTKLPKTHYAIRIQKVARIEDVVTYLFG; this is encoded by the coding sequence ATGGCCAAGACCAAAACTACTTTTTATTGTCAAAATTGCGGGGCACAACATTCTAAATGGCAGGGACAGTGCAGCTCCTGTAAGGAATGGAACACCCTTGTAGAGGAAATAGTCCAGAAACCCGACCAAAAAGACTGGAAACCAAAGGAAACCAGGGAAGTGAAACGCACCCCGGTGCCCTTAAGAATTACAGAAATTGAGGTGGGAAATGAGCCAAGGCTCACTACAAATAATACAGAGTTGGACCGGGTCCTGGGTGGGGGCCTGGTACCGGGCTCACTTACGCTACTTGGAGGAGAGCCCGGGATAGGTAAGAGTACCCTGTTACTCCAGATCTCCCTGCACCTTTCTCAAAAAACCCTGTACGTCTCTGGTGAGGAAAGCCAGCAACAAATTAAAATGCGGGCAGAACGTATTAATCCCAATCCCGCCAACTGTTTCATTTTAACTGAAACAAAGACACAGAATATCTTCAGGCAAATTGAAAGCCTGCAGCCTGAAATAGTTATTATAGATTCCATCCAAACCCTGCATACAGACTATATCGAGAGCTCTCCCGGAAGCATCTCTCAAATACGGGAATGTACAGCAGAGCTTATTAAATATGCAAAGGAAACCGGTGTGCCGGTAATTCTTATTGGGCATATTACCAAAGAAGGCAGTATCGCAGGACCAAAAGTTCTGGAGCATATGGTGGACACTGTTTTGCAGTTTGAAGGAGACCGGAACCATGTATACAGGATACTGAGGGCACATAAGAACCGGTTTGGGTCTACACAGGAACTTGGAATTTACGAAATGCAGGGAAGCGGCCTAAGGGAAGTCTCAAATCCTTCAGAAATTTTGATCTCCAAAAATGATGAAGGCCTTAGTGGTACGGCCATAGCTTCTACTCTTGAAGGTATGCGCCCGTTAATGATTGAGATTCAGGCTTTGGTAAGTTCGGCTGTATATGGCACTCCCCAACGCTCTACCACGGGGTATAATGCCAAACGGCTAAACATGCTGCTCGCGGTTCTCGAAAAACGGGCCGGGTTCAGGCTGGGAGCCAAAGATGTTTTTCTCAATGTAACGGGAGGTATCTCGGTTGATGATCCTGCAATAGATCTCGCGGTTATCGCGGCTATTTTATCTTCCAATGAAGATATTTATATTGAAAAGGACATTTGCTTTGCTGCAGAGGTTGGCCTTGCGGGAGAAATAAGGCCGGTGACACGCGCAGAACAACGCATTTTGGAGGCCGAAAAACTCGGATTTGCAACTATTATGGTTTCAAAACAAACCAAATTACCAAAGACCCATTATGCTATTCGAATTCAAAAGGTAGCGAGAATAGAGGACGTGGTGACCTATTTATTTGGCTAA